One window from the genome of Salvia splendens isolate huo1 chromosome 9, SspV2, whole genome shotgun sequence encodes:
- the LOC121748872 gene encoding pto-interacting protein 1-like, which yields MSCFGCCGDDEINRNADGGGPYPVKTAAGHAGNYHTTETTSKDQAVKIQPIAVPSIPVDELKEVTSNFSTDSLIGEGSYGRVYYGILTNGRAVAIKKLDASKQPDDEFLAQVSMVSRLKHENFVELLGYSVDGNQRVLAYEFASNGSLHDILHGRKGVKGAQPGPLLSWAQRVKIAVGSAKGLEYLHEKAHPHIVHRDIKSSNVLIFDDDVAKIADFDLSNQAPDMAARLHSTRVLGTFGYHAPEYAMTGQLNSKSDVYSFGVVLLELLTGRKPVDHTLPRGQQSLVTWATPKLSEDKVRQCIDERLQGDYPPKAVAKMAAVAALCVQYEADFRPNMSIVVKALQPLLNTRAGPTGEAGLT from the exons ATGAGTTGTTTTGGCTGTTGCGGAGATGATGAGATCAATAGAAATGCCGATGGTGGAGGCCCATACCCAGTAAAAACCGCAGCTG GCCATGCTGGGAATTATCACACTACTGAAACCACATCTAAGGATCAAGCTGTGAAAATACAGCCTATTGCAGTTCCGTCAATTCCCGTGGATGAACTCAAGGAAGTTACAAGTAACTTTAGCACAGATTCCTTAATAGGGGAAGGCTCATATGGAAGAGTTTATTACGGAATTCTTACTAATGGTCGAGCTGTAGCCATAAAGAAGTTGGATGCAAGCAAACAACCAGATGATGAATTCTTAGCTCAG GTATCCATGGTATCAAGGCTGAAACACGAAAATTTTGTGGAACTACTTGGTTATTCTGTTGATGGAAACCAACGTGTTCTGGCATATGAATTTGCATCTAATGGATCTCTTCATGACATCCTTCATG GAAGAAAAGGTGTTAAAGGAGCACAGCCTGGTCCTCTTCTTTCTTGGGCTCAACGCGTTAAAATTGCTGTGGGTTCTGCTAAGGGCCTTGAATATCTTCATGAGAAAGCACACCCTCATATTGTCCACCGTGATATAAAGTCCAGCAATGTActaatttttgatgatgatgtaGCTAAGATTGCTGACTTTGATCTGTCAAATCAAGCTCCCGATATGGCAGCACGTCTTCACTCTACTCGTGTCCTCGGGACATTTGGATATCATGCTCCAGA ATATGCGATGACTGGACAGCTGAACTCAAAGAGTGATGTTTACAGCTTTGGCGTCGTCCTTCTGGAGCTCCTTACTGGCCGCAAACCCGTTGATCATACATTACCCCGTGGGCAACAAAGCTTAGTAACATGG GCTACGCCAAAACTGAGTGAAGATAAAGTCCGGCAATGCATTGATGAGAGACTACAAGGAGACTATCCTCCCAAGGCTGTCGCTAAG ATGGCTGCTGTTGCTGCTTTATGCGTACAATATGAAGCCGATTTTCGGCCAAATATGAGCATCGTGGTGAAAGCGCTCCAGCCTCTGCTAAATACTCGCGCTGGACCTACTGGTGAAGCTGGACTCACATGA